The segment CAAAGCACACTTTATCCTGAAAACGCTTTTCCATCGGATGATTTCTATTTGCTAAAACGAACGAGTTGCGGCGGGCCGCATTGCAAAGACGAGCCTCCCGGCATTTGGTTGTGTTACGGCGGCAAGCTGAGCCGTAGGCCCCCGGTGCCGTGGCTTACCGGTCTGGGCGGCTGGCCGCCAGTTGTCTTAAGCCGTAGCCGCGGGGCATCCGCCAGCGGCTCGCCCCGCCACGCTACCAAGCTGAGCCTCTGCGGTGCTACAAGCGGCGGATTAGGAATAAAAAGAGGTTTTTTATGAAACCTCAAGGCCAACGTTTACGAATAGAGACACACCTTAGCCTGCCGGCTAGGTGAATTTTTTGCCGTACTAACCCACGTATTTGTCATGGAAAACAAGCAGAATCAACCCACCTCGGGTGCCAACGCTACCGGTACCAGCAAATCTGCCAACGCCTCTTCGCAACAGTCGAACACGCCTACTTCGCAGGGCGCTGCCGGCTCTCAAAATACTTCCGCCGCCACTTCCAGCTCCAGCTCTTCGGTTGGCGGCTCCCCAAACACCCGCACGGCTACTGCCGAATCGTCGGCTAACCGCACCAGCGGCAGCATGAGTGACGAGTCGCGCAACCAGGAGCAGGACCAGAACCGCAGCCAAGGTCAGAACAAGCAGCAGGACGGCCAGTCGTGGATGAACATCTCGTCGTGGCTTGACGGCAGCAAGGAAATTCCGCAGTCGGTAAAAGACCTCGGCACCAAAGCGCTGGACCAGGTAAATAAGCTTAGCACCACCCAAAAAGTAGTGGGCGGCGCCCTGCTGCTCGGCGGCATTGGTTGGCTCTCGATGCGCTCGGGCAGCAAGCCATCGTCGACGCACCGCGGCAGCTACCGTTCCAAGTCGGAAAATGACTACAGCTCCGGTAAATCGTACGGCTCGGGCGAAAAAGACTACCTGAGCGGCTATGGCTCGGGCAGCCGCAGCAGCGCCTCGGGCCGCAGCGGCCGTTACGGCGCCGATTCCAGCTACGGCTCGGATTCCGGTTCGGACTACCGTTCGTCGGGCTCCAACTCGGACTACCGCTCTTCCTCTGCAAGCAAAGACTCGGGCTCGGGCTACCGTAGTGGCAGCGCCAACACCAGCTCCTCGTCGAGCCTGGGCGACGACGATTACAGCGGCAATCTGTAAATCAGCGTAGTTAAGACTAGTAGAAAGCCGGGGGCAGTGCCTCCGGCTTTTTTTGTGCCCGGTTTTTACTGCTTGAACGGCCAAAATGCCGGTGCTCCCCGAAAAAGCATTTTGCCCTGGGTTTAACTTCAGAATTTACCCAGAAATCACCGGTTACTTTCCTTTATAGTAGCACAGCATTTGGGGTACCTCTACTAGTTTTCATGCTCTTTTTTTCAATTCGCTTTCTACTGGCATTGTTGGTAGCCCTGGAATCGGTGTCGGTGGGCCGCGCCCAGGTTCCGCTGTCGAATCCGGCCGATACCTTGCACAAGTACGAAGAACCCCGGCCCGGCACGGCGCCGCCCGCCCGGGCCTGGTACCAAAAAAAGCTGGTGCGGGCCAGTGCCGTGCCGCTGCTGCTGATAGGTGGCGGTATTGCCTCGCTGGGCGACCATACGCCGGTGGGCAGCTATGCCGTGCGCCGGCAGCTGCAGGAGCACTTCCCCAACTTTCACACCCGCGTCGACGACTACCTGCAGTACGTGCCCTACCTGGAGCTGGGCGCTACGACGCTGTTTGGGATTGAGTCGCGCGACGACCGGCTGAATACGCTGCTGGTTATTGCCAAATCGGAGCTGCTGATGACCGTGGCCGTGACGGCCGTAAAGTACAGTACCCGGGTGCTGCGCCCCGATGAGTCGGCCCACAATTCATTTCCATCCGGTCATACGGCGCAGGCGTTTCTGGCCGCCAGCATTGTGCACGCCGAGCTTCGGGGCAAAAGCCAGTGGTATGGCGTGGGGGCTTATACCGTGGCGGCAGGCGTGGGTACGTTGCGCATGCTCAACAACAAGCACTGGGAATCGGATGTGCTGGCCGGGGCGGGATTCGGGATTCTGTCGGCCCACCTGGCCTACCTGAGCCACCGCAACCGCTGGGGCCGCAAGCCGGGCGAGTTTTGCCGGCAGTGGCAGATGAGCCCAACCTGGCAGCCGGGGGGCGGAGCCGGGCTGAGTGTAAGCTGGCAGCCGCGCTAAAGCCGGCATAGCAACCATAAAAAAAGCCCGCCCGGTCAGAACGACGGGGCGGGCTTTTTGGGGAGCCTCTTATTGGACTCGAACCAACGACCTGCTCATTACGAATGAGCTGCTCTACCAACTGAGCTAAAGAGGCATTTCCCAACGAACCTTGCGGGTTGGGGTGGCAAAGATAGGCAGCCCGATGAACAAGGCGCAAGTGCCGGGCCGAAAAATTTATGCAAAACGTCATTTTTAGCCGCATAACCCCGGGGCCAGGTTTAGCGTTTGCACGGAGGAAAAGCCTCATTCAGCGGCAGATAGCCGCTTATTTTTAGTTGGCCCAATGAAGAAGAAAAAATCGGCCCGCTGGCCCCAGGCCCTGGGCAGCGGCCTGGCCGGAGCCCTGGTGCTTACCGCCATTCACGAAACGGCCCGCCGCCTCACGCCCGACGCCCCCCGCATGGACGTGCTGGGCATGCGGGGGCTGCGTAAAATTCTCGACCAAGCCGATGCGCCCCAGCCCGCCCCCGATACGCTGTTTAACCTGACTATGGCCGGCGACATTCTCTCCAACGGGCTCTACTACAGCCTAGTGGGCCGGGGCAAAAGGGCGTGGCGCCGGGGGGCAGTGCTTGGCTTGGCGGCCGGAATCGGTGGGGTGCTGCTGCCCGGGCCCCTGGGACTGGGCGAAGGACCCAGCAACCGCACCCGCCAAACCCAGCTGATGACCGTGGCCTGGTATGTGCTCGGCGGCCTGGCGGCGGCTGGTGCGTCGCGGCTTTGGAGCGGGGCCCGCAAAGCCCGTCGGTAGGGGCGCTTCTGCCGATTCTGGGCGCGGCAATTGGGGCCCTGGTACCCTCATTCGGGGTTAGCAGCGCCGTTTGTCGCCGGGGGCGGGCCGAAGGTTCGCAGTTTGCCGGCTTTCCGGCATCTTTGCAGCCTGATGAAAGAACTCCGTAAACTTCTGGTTCGGGCCCTGGGCTTCGAGCGGTATATCCGGCTGGTGAGCCGCGTGTATTTGCGCATGGTGGGCGCCGGCTGGGGCAAGGAGAAGTATCCGGAGCTGTTTTTCCTGGAAAAGCTCATCCAACCCGGCTTCGTGTGCCTCGATATTGGCGCCAACCTGGGCTACTACTCCGTGGCCCTGTCGCGGCTGGTCGGGCCCGAAGGCAAGGTGCTGGCCGTGGAGCCGATTCCGCTGTTTCAGGAAATCTGGCGCGACAATGTGCGCCTCAGCGGCCACGACAACCTGACGCTGCTGCCCTACGCGCTGGGGGGCGAGAACATGACCGTGCGCATGGGCACGCCCGAGCGCAACGGTCTGCTGCACCACGGCATGACCAAGGTGGCCGCCAGCAACCCGGCCGAAACCTACGCCCGCACCTACGAAGTACCCATGCGCATCCCCGACGAGCTGCTGGCTGATTTGCCCCGCCTCGACTTCGTGAAGTGCGACGTGGAGGGCTTCGAGTCGGAGGTGTTTCGTAATATGCAGGCCACGCTGCGCCGCTTCCGGCCCC is part of the Hymenobacter chitinivorans DSM 11115 genome and harbors:
- a CDS encoding phosphatase PAP2 family protein; amino-acid sequence: MLFFSIRFLLALLVALESVSVGRAQVPLSNPADTLHKYEEPRPGTAPPARAWYQKKLVRASAVPLLLIGGGIASLGDHTPVGSYAVRRQLQEHFPNFHTRVDDYLQYVPYLELGATTLFGIESRDDRLNTLLVIAKSELLMTVAVTAVKYSTRVLRPDESAHNSFPSGHTAQAFLAASIVHAELRGKSQWYGVGAYTVAAGVGTLRMLNNKHWESDVLAGAGFGILSAHLAYLSHRNRWGRKPGEFCRQWQMSPTWQPGGGAGLSVSWQPR
- a CDS encoding FkbM family methyltransferase → MKELRKLLVRALGFERYIRLVSRVYLRMVGAGWGKEKYPELFFLEKLIQPGFVCLDIGANLGYYSVALSRLVGPEGKVLAVEPIPLFQEIWRDNVRLSGHDNLTLLPYALGGENMTVRMGTPERNGLLHHGMTKVAASNPAETYARTYEVPMRIPDELLADLPRLDFVKCDVEGFESEVFRNMQATLRRFRPLIQTELNGLENRQTVVSLLAQLGYKPFVLSERLELVPCPPEQLTSPVTADFYFQPTNPAAPLAS